A window from Vulcanimicrobium alpinum encodes these proteins:
- a CDS encoding HNH endonuclease: MNDVLVLNFTYEALNITSFQRAVKLLFSGKAEIVHRRDEILKSTSYEMRLPSIIRMLYYIKRPMQKVALTKKNVLLRDDYTCQYCNLKGERMMTVDHVLPRSKGGPSTWENLVCACMRCNNRKNNRTPEHANMRLKRKPKAPKYIPWIRVKRNTLPGEWHQFLFLYNVSIEDKIEV, encoded by the coding sequence GTGAACGACGTCCTGGTTCTGAACTTCACCTACGAAGCGCTGAACATCACTTCGTTTCAGCGTGCGGTGAAGCTGCTGTTCTCCGGGAAGGCGGAGATCGTCCACCGTCGCGACGAGATCCTCAAGTCGACCAGCTACGAGATGCGGCTGCCGTCGATCATCCGCATGCTGTACTACATCAAGCGCCCGATGCAGAAGGTCGCGCTGACGAAGAAGAACGTGCTGCTGCGCGACGACTACACGTGTCAGTACTGCAATCTCAAGGGCGAACGGATGATGACGGTCGACCACGTCCTGCCGCGCAGCAAAGGCGGCCCATCAACGTGGGAAAATCTCGTCTGCGCGTGCATGCGATGCAACAACCGTAAGAACAACCGCACGCCCGAGCACGCCAACATGCGGCTCAAGCGCAAGCCGAAGGCGCCCAAATACATCCCGTGGATCCGCGTGAAACGCAACACGCTCCCGGGCGAGTGGCACCAGTTCCTGTTCCTCTACAACGTCTCGATCGAGGACAAGATCGAGGTTTAG
- the pdxS gene encoding pyridoxal 5'-phosphate synthase lyase subunit PdxS gives MNGDARKTGTETVKRGLAQMLKGGVIMDVVTPEQAKVAEEAGAVAVMALERIPADIRAAGGVARMSHPALIERIMQAVTIPVMAKVRIGHLGEARQLQALGVDYIDESEVLTPADDLYHLEKHGYTVPFVCGARDLGEALRRIAEGAAMIRSKGEAGSGNIVEAVRHMRAIRDGIAQLTTAPREELVARSRDLGAPLELVRDVATAGKLPVVLFCAGGVSTPADAALMMELGAEGVFVGSGIFKSTDPAKFARAIVDATTHWQNPDAVLKAHQAIPEEAKAMEGLDIRQLHESQLLATRGN, from the coding sequence ATGAACGGCGATGCGCGGAAGACCGGAACGGAGACCGTCAAGCGGGGTCTCGCCCAGATGCTCAAGGGCGGCGTCATCATGGACGTCGTCACCCCCGAACAAGCGAAGGTCGCCGAGGAGGCCGGCGCCGTTGCGGTGATGGCTCTCGAACGGATCCCGGCCGACATCCGCGCCGCCGGCGGCGTCGCGCGGATGAGCCATCCGGCGCTGATCGAGCGGATCATGCAGGCCGTGACGATCCCGGTGATGGCGAAGGTCCGCATCGGTCATCTCGGCGAGGCGCGCCAGCTCCAGGCGCTCGGCGTCGATTACATCGACGAGTCGGAAGTGCTCACGCCGGCCGACGATCTCTATCACCTCGAGAAGCACGGCTACACCGTCCCGTTCGTCTGCGGCGCGCGCGATCTCGGCGAGGCGCTGCGGCGGATCGCCGAGGGTGCGGCGATGATCCGCAGCAAGGGCGAAGCGGGGTCGGGGAACATCGTCGAGGCCGTGCGTCACATGCGCGCGATCCGCGACGGGATCGCCCAACTCACGACTGCTCCGCGCGAGGAACTCGTCGCGCGCTCCCGCGACCTCGGTGCGCCCCTGGAGCTCGTGCGTGACGTCGCGACCGCCGGGAAGCTCCCGGTCGTGCTGTTCTGCGCCGGCGGCGTCTCGACGCCGGCCGACGCCGCGCTGATGATGGAACTGGGCGCCGAGGGCGTGTTCGTCGGCAGCGGGATCTTCAAGTCGACCGATCCGGCGAAGTTCGCCCGGGCGATCGTCGACGCGACGACCCATTGGCAGAATCCCGACGCCGTGCTGAAAGCGCATCAGGCGATCCCGGAGGAGGCCAAGGCGATGGAAGGCCTCGACATCCGCCAGCTGCACGAGTCGCAGCTGCTCGCGACCCGCGGGAACTGA
- a CDS encoding amylo-alpha-1,6-glucosidase gives MGPTFDAQRNEFSAYVLREEQTPFGLTLGNFKTFASSTPKGGIRGLWDADTDQIIFGAHQIAYRAGDDETLFPHQIVREFTFLPYAQIAEFEIGRDLHVTEAFFVPHGPKHDRVVSFVVDVTVHNASATAKTVRLFPWALLIGQRFYGEPEKEVCATVRGRFIRSFGEETGWVRWWGGSRAPDAVAVALREQTLLQGMMRGTLGTGEHLGEITPHLAEFSSRRIFGAFEYRLEIPPGGREPLRLAVVFHKDGDERSKPVLEQLLADDDALPATERYYAEKLGDARLLTPSPLINRGVVWAKCNMLRVIKEYPQGWGSTNSPPSDILVSRDTSWFVHGYDYLLPQFSRDAIELFNRFIEPSGQVVEYVRGVNGFSTFYDLNVNDDTPLHIIAILHHYNATLDDAWLRGVYPLVTKIADYMLTQRDANGLLFCTAAGEDMFGITSWRNIIPLYKLDGAVTEINAEAYFALEATARLAAIVDDRAAWEKYSAEASALRDAMLAKLFNADTSAFVLNYDTDGNYQDNFTADEVFPVLFEVAEPAVRRAILKRLMESDFTTPVGLRTISTADSWYFPSHGFGLLGGVWPDLTLWFAVALARNGAHHEAAHWLERVYETMEGGASRNTVPGQFGEWFDGGSLTNRGMYLSPWTGAKYLWAVAETVCGLDGYRTSGRPHIAPLLPADWTWTAAVRVHWGGRRHSYVIDAERKIVVGDMDFASADDPYQVYYAGRDVSDEVRTSPVEVGAVAFEDERGAVRIYVCNDRERPRDVVLDFREQIFRQRVDAGRMAEIRIGEPMLVDAMETRVRREAAAPV, from the coding sequence GTGGGACCCACTTTTGATGCCCAGCGCAACGAGTTCAGTGCGTATGTCCTGCGCGAAGAGCAGACGCCGTTCGGGCTGACGCTCGGCAATTTCAAGACGTTCGCGTCGTCGACGCCCAAGGGCGGGATTCGCGGCCTGTGGGATGCCGACACCGATCAGATCATCTTCGGTGCGCACCAGATCGCCTATCGCGCCGGCGACGACGAGACGCTGTTCCCGCATCAGATCGTGCGCGAGTTCACCTTCCTCCCGTACGCGCAGATAGCGGAGTTCGAAATCGGGCGCGACCTGCACGTCACCGAAGCGTTCTTCGTCCCGCACGGCCCCAAGCACGATCGCGTCGTCTCGTTCGTCGTCGACGTCACGGTCCACAACGCGTCCGCGACGGCGAAGACCGTGCGGCTCTTCCCATGGGCGCTGCTGATCGGTCAGCGGTTCTACGGCGAGCCGGAAAAGGAAGTCTGCGCCACGGTGCGCGGCCGGTTCATCCGGTCGTTCGGCGAGGAGACCGGCTGGGTGCGCTGGTGGGGCGGCTCGCGCGCGCCCGACGCCGTCGCCGTCGCTTTGCGCGAGCAGACGCTGCTGCAAGGGATGATGCGCGGCACGCTCGGCACGGGCGAGCATCTGGGCGAGATCACCCCGCACCTCGCCGAATTCTCGAGCCGCCGGATCTTCGGCGCGTTCGAATACCGGCTGGAGATCCCGCCGGGCGGCCGTGAACCGCTGCGGCTCGCGGTCGTCTTTCACAAGGACGGCGACGAGCGATCGAAGCCGGTGCTCGAGCAATTGCTCGCCGACGACGACGCACTCCCCGCGACCGAGCGCTACTACGCCGAAAAGCTCGGCGACGCGCGCCTGCTCACGCCCTCGCCGCTGATCAATCGCGGCGTGGTGTGGGCGAAGTGCAACATGCTGCGCGTGATCAAGGAGTATCCGCAAGGCTGGGGCTCCACCAACTCCCCGCCCTCCGACATCCTCGTCTCGCGCGACACGTCGTGGTTCGTGCACGGCTACGACTACCTGCTGCCGCAGTTCTCGCGCGACGCGATCGAGCTGTTCAACCGCTTCATCGAACCCAGCGGACAGGTTGTCGAGTACGTACGCGGGGTCAACGGCTTCTCGACGTTCTACGACCTCAACGTCAACGACGATACGCCCCTGCACATCATCGCGATCCTGCACCACTACAACGCGACGCTCGACGACGCGTGGCTGCGCGGCGTGTATCCGCTGGTCACCAAGATCGCCGACTACATGCTCACCCAGCGCGACGCGAACGGGCTGCTGTTCTGCACCGCGGCCGGCGAAGACATGTTCGGGATCACGTCGTGGCGCAACATCATCCCGCTCTACAAACTCGACGGCGCGGTCACCGAGATCAACGCCGAAGCGTACTTCGCGCTCGAGGCGACCGCGCGCCTGGCGGCGATCGTCGACGACCGTGCGGCGTGGGAGAAGTACTCGGCCGAAGCTTCGGCGCTGCGCGACGCGATGCTGGCGAAACTGTTCAACGCCGACACGTCGGCGTTCGTGCTGAATTACGACACGGACGGCAACTATCAGGACAACTTCACCGCCGACGAAGTCTTCCCGGTCCTCTTCGAGGTCGCCGAACCGGCGGTGCGGCGCGCGATCCTCAAGCGGCTGATGGAATCGGACTTCACCACGCCGGTCGGACTGCGCACGATCTCGACCGCCGACTCGTGGTACTTCCCCTCGCACGGTTTCGGCCTGCTGGGCGGGGTCTGGCCCGATCTCACGCTGTGGTTCGCGGTCGCGCTCGCGCGCAACGGCGCGCACCACGAAGCGGCGCATTGGCTCGAGCGCGTGTACGAGACGATGGAGGGCGGCGCGTCGCGCAACACCGTCCCCGGGCAGTTCGGCGAGTGGTTCGACGGCGGATCGCTGACCAACCGCGGAATGTATCTCTCGCCGTGGACCGGCGCCAAATACTTATGGGCCGTCGCCGAGACCGTCTGCGGGCTCGACGGCTATCGCACGAGCGGCCGTCCCCACATCGCGCCGCTGCTCCCGGCGGACTGGACGTGGACCGCGGCGGTGCGCGTGCACTGGGGCGGCCGGCGCCACTCGTACGTCATCGACGCGGAGCGGAAGATCGTCGTCGGCGACATGGACTTCGCCTCCGCCGACGATCCCTATCAGGTCTATTATGCCGGGCGCGACGTCTCCGACGAAGTGCGCACTTCGCCGGTCGAGGTCGGCGCCGTCGCGTTCGAAGACGAACGCGGCGCGGTGCGGATCTACGTCTGCAACGACCGCGAGCGGCCGCGCGACGTCGTCCTCGATTTTCGCGAGCAGATCTTCCGGCAGCGGGTCGATGCCGGGCGGATGGCCGAGATCCGGATCGGCGAACCGATGCTCGTGGACGCGATGGAGACGCGCGTGCGGCGAGAGGCAGCCGCGCCCGTCTGA
- the pdxT gene encoding pyridoxal 5'-phosphate synthase glutaminase subunit PdxT, whose product MGAPRIGVLALQGDVVEHVRALERAGAETLEVRTPDDLARADALVVPGGESTTVIRLLDRFGLTAPIRQRVRAGMPFWGTCMGLIVAAHDVAGLAQPTLDLIDVTVRRNAFGRQVASAEVLLAIPALGGEPFPAVFIRAPWIERTGPQVEVLAQRDGHGVMVRQGNVLGTSFHPELTGDDRVHRYFLAMLARRAEPVEASPG is encoded by the coding sequence ATGGGGGCGCCGCGCATCGGCGTCCTCGCGCTGCAGGGTGACGTCGTCGAGCACGTCCGCGCGCTCGAACGCGCCGGCGCCGAGACGTTGGAGGTCCGCACCCCGGACGATCTCGCGCGCGCCGATGCGCTCGTCGTGCCGGGCGGCGAATCGACGACCGTGATCCGGCTGCTCGACCGCTTCGGCCTCACCGCGCCGATCCGGCAACGGGTCCGCGCGGGGATGCCGTTCTGGGGGACGTGCATGGGGCTGATCGTCGCCGCGCACGACGTCGCCGGCCTCGCCCAGCCGACCCTCGACCTCATCGACGTCACCGTCCGTCGCAACGCCTTCGGCCGGCAAGTCGCTTCGGCGGAGGTCCTGCTCGCGATCCCCGCGCTGGGCGGCGAACCGTTCCCGGCCGTCTTCATCCGTGCGCCCTGGATCGAGCGCACCGGTCCGCAGGTCGAGGTGCTGGCGCAGCGCGACGGGCACGGCGTGATGGTCCGCCAGGGCAACGTGCTGGGGACGTCGTTCCACCCCGAACTCACCGGCGACGACCGCGTCCACCGGTACTTCCTCGCGATGCTCGCTCGTCGTGCGGAGCCCGTCGAAGCGTCACCGGGGTAG